From Cellulomonas chengniuliangii, the proteins below share one genomic window:
- a CDS encoding phosphoglycerate kinase, protein MKTIEDLGDLRGKTVLVRSDFNVPLDGTTITDDGRIRAALPTLTTLLDKGARVVVAAHLGRPKGAPDAKYSLAPVAARLSELLGKPVALAEDTVGDSAKETVAALQDGQIALLENIRFDARETSKVDAERESLAEDLAALADAFVSDGFGVVHRKQASVYDVAKKLPSAVGLLVLKEVESLKKATENPERPYVVVLGGSKVSDKLGVIDNLITKADRILIGGGMVFTFLAAKGYSVGASLLEADQIETVKGYLAKAEERGVEIVLPTDIVVADAFAADSPHEDVAADAIPDGKIGLDIGPDSRDLFRAKILDAKTVVWNGPAGVFEFEAFSQGTRAVAQALVDAAQNGAFTIVGGGDSAAAVRVLGFDEAGFGHISTGGGASLEFLEGKSLPGIAVLEG, encoded by the coding sequence ATGAAGACCATCGAGGACCTCGGGGACCTGCGGGGAAAGACCGTGCTGGTCCGCTCCGACTTCAACGTGCCGCTCGACGGCACGACCATCACCGACGACGGGCGCATCCGCGCCGCGCTGCCGACGCTGACCACGCTGCTCGACAAGGGCGCCCGCGTCGTCGTCGCCGCGCACCTGGGCCGCCCCAAGGGCGCCCCCGACGCGAAGTACTCCCTGGCCCCCGTCGCAGCGCGCCTCAGCGAGCTGCTCGGCAAGCCGGTCGCCCTCGCCGAGGACACCGTCGGCGACTCCGCCAAGGAGACGGTGGCAGCCCTGCAGGACGGCCAGATCGCCCTGCTCGAGAACATCCGGTTCGACGCTCGGGAGACCTCCAAGGTCGACGCCGAGCGCGAGTCGCTCGCCGAGGACCTCGCTGCCCTGGCCGACGCGTTCGTCTCGGACGGCTTCGGCGTGGTGCACCGCAAGCAGGCGTCCGTGTACGACGTCGCGAAGAAGCTCCCCAGCGCGGTGGGCCTGCTGGTGCTCAAGGAGGTCGAGTCCCTGAAGAAGGCGACTGAGAACCCCGAGCGCCCGTACGTCGTGGTGCTCGGCGGCTCGAAGGTCTCCGACAAGCTCGGTGTCATCGACAACCTGATCACCAAGGCCGACCGGATCCTCATCGGCGGCGGCATGGTCTTCACGTTCCTCGCCGCCAAGGGCTACTCGGTCGGCGCCTCGCTGCTCGAGGCCGACCAGATCGAGACCGTCAAGGGCTACCTGGCCAAGGCCGAGGAGCGCGGCGTCGAGATCGTGCTGCCCACCGACATCGTCGTGGCCGACGCGTTCGCGGCGGACTCCCCGCACGAGGACGTCGCCGCCGACGCGATCCCCGACGGCAAGATCGGCCTGGACATCGGCCCCGACTCCCGCGACCTGTTCCGCGCGAAGATCCTCGACGCGAAGACCGTCGTGTGGAACGGCCCGGCCGGCGTGTTCGAGTTCGAGGCGTTCTCGCAGGGCACCCGCGCGGTCGCGCAGGCGCTCGTCGACGCCGCCCAGAACGGCGCGTTCACCATCGTCGGCGGCGGCGACTCGGCTGCGGCCGTGCGCGTCCTCGGCTTCGACGAGGCCGGTTTCGGCCACATCTCCACGGGCGGCGGCGCCTCCCTGGAGTTCCTCGAGGGCAAGTCCCTCCCCGGCATCGCAGTTCTGGAGGGCTGA
- the pgl gene encoding 6-phosphogluconolactonase has translation MTERLVVVHPDAAVVAEAAAARLLTRVLDAQSQRSPVHVVLTGGSVGIATLAAVARNPVRAAVDWSAVHVWWGDERFLPDGDPERNETQARDALLRSLGDALPAGNVHAVPAPGNGVGTPEQAAALYAGELAAFAPGGAATPAFDVLMLGMGPDGHVASLFPGHDALAAEGVSTVGVHGSPKPPAERVSLTFEAIRAAREVWVVAAGPEKAQAVASALSGAPVTQTPASGVCGLERTLWLLDAASADVTG, from the coding sequence ATGACCGAGCGACTGGTCGTGGTGCACCCCGACGCGGCCGTCGTCGCCGAGGCGGCGGCAGCGAGGCTCCTCACCCGGGTCCTGGACGCGCAGTCCCAGCGCAGCCCGGTGCACGTGGTGCTCACCGGTGGCTCGGTGGGCATCGCCACGCTCGCGGCCGTCGCGCGCAACCCGGTGCGCGCGGCCGTCGACTGGTCGGCGGTGCACGTGTGGTGGGGCGACGAGCGCTTCCTGCCCGACGGGGACCCGGAGCGCAACGAGACGCAGGCCCGCGACGCGCTGCTGCGGTCGCTGGGGGACGCCCTCCCCGCGGGCAACGTGCACGCCGTGCCCGCGCCGGGCAACGGGGTCGGCACGCCGGAGCAGGCGGCCGCCCTCTACGCCGGCGAGCTGGCGGCCTTCGCGCCGGGCGGGGCCGCGACGCCCGCTTTCGACGTGCTGATGCTCGGCATGGGCCCCGACGGCCATGTCGCGTCGCTGTTCCCCGGGCATGACGCGCTGGCGGCCGAGGGCGTCTCGACGGTCGGCGTCCACGGCTCCCCCAAGCCGCCCGCGGAACGCGTCTCGCTGACCTTCGAGGCCATCCGCGCGGCCCGTGAGGTGTGGGTCGTCGCAGCAGGCCCGGAGAAGGCTCAGGCGGTCGCCTCAGCGCTCTCCGGCGCCCCGGTGACCCAGACGCCCGCCTCAGGGGTCTGCGGCCTGGAGCGGACGCTGTGGCTGCTCGACGCGGCCTCCGCCGACGTCACCGGCTGA
- a CDS encoding DUF5680 domain-containing protein, producing MIDAGRAGQVIKASLAEMYREGRFLGGYRATQGEDVYVDTSVGDVARFEGKEWIERSGERVYELVYHGGLIRP from the coding sequence GTGATCGACGCAGGCCGGGCGGGACAGGTGATCAAGGCGTCGCTGGCCGAGATGTACCGGGAGGGCCGATTCCTGGGCGGGTACCGCGCCACGCAGGGGGAGGACGTCTACGTCGACACCAGCGTCGGCGACGTGGCCCGCTTCGAGGGCAAGGAGTGGATCGAGCGATCAGGCGAGCGCGTGTACGAGCTCGTCTACCACGGTGGGCTGATCCGGCCATGA
- a CDS encoding DUF5680 domain-containing protein, with translation MQISDLEQFIVRAKAATYAGSGAAEPESRPGTVDLAYAEGDYGYLDSYAGGSDFLGREVVAFEGQPVWALGYYGYWCGLR, from the coding sequence ATGCAGATCAGCGACCTGGAGCAGTTCATCGTGCGCGCCAAGGCCGCGACGTACGCGGGGTCGGGGGCGGCGGAGCCCGAATCCCGGCCCGGCACCGTGGACCTGGCCTACGCGGAGGGCGACTACGGCTACCTCGACAGCTATGCGGGCGGCAGCGACTTCCTCGGGCGCGAGGTCGTCGCCTTCGAGGGACAGCCTGTGTGGGCACTGGGGTACTACGGGTACTGGTGCGGCCTGAGGTGA
- the zwf gene encoding glucose-6-phosphate dehydrogenase has product MSPAKVSADHNPLRDARDRRLPRIAGPCGLVIFGVTGDLARKKLMPAVYDLTNRGLLPPGFALTGFARRDWDTQQFAEIVHDAVKENARTPFREATWRQLAEGIRFVEGTFDDDSAFDRLSDTVHELDKVRGTEGNHAFYLSVPPSSFPVVCRQLARSGLSQPSDGTWRRVVIEKPFGHDLESARELNAVVSEVFRPDDVFRIDHYLGKETVQNLLALRFANQLFEPIWNAHYVDHVQITMAEDIGIGGRAGYYDGIGAARDVIQNHLLQLLALTAMEEPVSFDAEGLRAEKTKVLSAVRLPKDLGKHTSRGQYTAGWQGGEKVAGYTEEEGFNPGSTTETFAAIRVDIDTRRWAGVPFYLRTGKRLGRRVTEIAVVFKRAPHLPFESTATEELGKNALVIRVQPDEGVTLRFGAKVPGTAMEVRDVTMDFGYGHAFTESSPEAYERLILDVLLGDPPLFPRHEEVELSWKILDPITEYWAKHGKPDPYRSGTWGPASADEMMARDGRAWRLP; this is encoded by the coding sequence ATGAGCCCTGCGAAGGTCTCCGCCGACCACAACCCCCTGCGGGACGCGCGGGACCGGCGGTTGCCGCGCATCGCCGGTCCGTGCGGCCTGGTCATCTTCGGCGTCACGGGCGACCTCGCGCGCAAGAAGCTGATGCCGGCGGTGTACGACCTGACCAACCGCGGCCTGCTGCCGCCCGGGTTCGCCCTCACCGGCTTCGCCCGTCGCGACTGGGACACCCAGCAGTTCGCCGAGATCGTGCACGACGCGGTCAAGGAGAACGCGCGCACCCCGTTCCGCGAGGCCACCTGGCGCCAGCTCGCCGAGGGCATCCGCTTCGTCGAGGGCACATTCGACGACGACTCCGCTTTCGACCGTCTCAGCGACACCGTGCACGAGCTCGACAAGGTGCGCGGCACCGAGGGCAACCACGCCTTCTACCTGTCGGTGCCGCCGAGCTCGTTCCCCGTGGTCTGCCGCCAGCTCGCCCGCTCAGGGCTGTCCCAGCCGAGCGATGGCACCTGGCGCCGGGTGGTCATCGAGAAGCCGTTCGGCCACGACCTCGAGAGCGCCCGCGAGCTCAACGCGGTGGTCTCCGAGGTGTTCCGGCCGGACGACGTCTTCCGGATCGACCACTACCTCGGCAAGGAGACGGTGCAGAACCTGCTCGCGCTGAGGTTCGCCAACCAGCTCTTCGAGCCCATCTGGAACGCCCACTACGTGGACCACGTGCAGATCACGATGGCCGAGGACATCGGCATCGGCGGGCGCGCCGGCTACTACGACGGCATCGGCGCGGCCCGGGACGTCATCCAGAACCACCTGCTCCAGCTGCTCGCCCTGACCGCGATGGAGGAGCCGGTCTCATTCGACGCGGAGGGCCTCCGCGCGGAGAAGACCAAGGTGCTCTCCGCGGTGCGGCTGCCGAAGGACCTGGGCAAGCACACCTCCCGCGGGCAGTACACCGCCGGCTGGCAGGGCGGGGAGAAGGTCGCGGGGTACACCGAGGAGGAGGGCTTCAACCCGGGCTCCACCACCGAGACCTTCGCCGCGATCCGCGTCGACATCGACACGCGCCGCTGGGCGGGGGTGCCGTTCTACCTGCGGACCGGCAAGCGCCTCGGGCGTCGCGTCACGGAGATCGCCGTGGTCTTCAAGCGCGCCCCGCACCTGCCCTTCGAGTCGACCGCCACCGAGGAGCTGGGCAAGAACGCGCTGGTCATCCGGGTGCAGCCCGATGAGGGCGTCACGCTGCGCTTCGGCGCCAAGGTGCCCGGCACCGCCATGGAGGTCCGTGACGTCACGATGGACTTCGGCTACGGCCACGCGTTCACCGAGTCCTCCCCCGAGGCCTACGAGCGGCTCATCCTCGACGTGCTGCTCGGCGACCCGCCGCTCTTCCCCCGGCACGAGGAGGTCGAGCTGTCCTGGAAGATCCTGGACCCGATCACCGAGTACTGGGCCAAGCACGGCAAGCCCGACCCGTACCGCTCCGGGACATGGGGCCCGGCCTCTGCCGACGAGATGATGGCCCGCGACGGCCGTGCCTGGAGGCTCCCGTGA
- the tpiA gene encoding triose-phosphate isomerase, translating into MTTRTPLIAGNWKMNLDHNEAIHLVQKLAWTLKDGKFDYATTEVVVLPSFTSIRSVQTLVDADKLELGYGAQDISQHASGAYTGEVSATQLAKLGVTYVTVGHSERREYHHETDAIVAAKAVAAFGAGIVPIVCVGEGLDVRKAGEQVPYTLTQLEGSLAGITAEQAATVVIAYEPVWAIGTGEVATPEDAQEVCGAIRGKLAELYGQQVADAVRVLYGGSVKSGNVASIMAKPDVDGALVGGASLDAEEFAKIARFQAHEVGL; encoded by the coding sequence ATGACGACCCGTACCCCGCTCATCGCGGGCAACTGGAAGATGAACCTCGACCACAACGAGGCCATCCACCTGGTGCAGAAGCTGGCCTGGACGCTCAAGGACGGCAAGTTCGACTACGCCACGACCGAGGTCGTCGTGCTGCCGTCGTTCACGTCGATCCGCTCGGTGCAGACACTGGTGGACGCCGACAAGCTCGAGCTCGGCTACGGCGCCCAGGACATCTCGCAGCACGCCAGCGGCGCGTACACCGGCGAGGTGTCGGCGACGCAGCTCGCGAAGCTCGGCGTCACGTACGTGACGGTCGGCCACTCCGAGCGTCGCGAGTACCACCACGAGACGGACGCGATCGTCGCGGCGAAGGCTGTCGCGGCCTTCGGCGCGGGCATCGTCCCGATCGTCTGCGTCGGCGAGGGCCTCGACGTCCGCAAGGCCGGCGAGCAGGTGCCGTACACGCTGACGCAGCTCGAGGGCTCGCTGGCGGGCATCACGGCCGAGCAGGCGGCGACGGTCGTCATCGCCTACGAGCCCGTGTGGGCCATCGGCACCGGCGAGGTCGCCACGCCTGAGGACGCGCAGGAGGTCTGCGGCGCGATCCGCGGCAAGCTCGCCGAGCTCTACGGCCAGCAGGTCGCCGACGCCGTGCGCGTGCTCTACGGCGGCTCGGTGAAGTCCGGCAACGTCGCCTCGATCATGGCCAAGCCCGACGTCGACGGCGCGCTCGTCGGCGGCGCGAGCCTGGACGCCGAGGAGTTCGCGAAGATCGCGCGCTTCCAGGCGCACGAGGTCGGTCTCTGA
- a CDS encoding RNA polymerase-binding protein RbpA: MASGSAIRGSRVGAGPMGEAERGDSAPRVWISYWCANGHETRPSFAEEAAEEAPVTWDCPRCGFPAGQDQQNPPSPSRNEPYKTHLAYVKERRSDEDGEAILDEALAALRARRGRR, from the coding sequence ATGGCGAGTGGGAGTGCGATCAGGGGATCGCGAGTCGGCGCCGGCCCCATGGGCGAGGCCGAGCGGGGTGACAGCGCCCCGCGCGTGTGGATCTCGTACTGGTGCGCCAACGGGCACGAGACGCGCCCCAGCTTCGCCGAGGAGGCCGCCGAGGAGGCGCCCGTCACGTGGGACTGCCCGCGCTGCGGGTTCCCCGCCGGCCAGGACCAGCAGAACCCTCCGTCGCCGTCCCGCAACGAGCCGTACAAGACGCACCTCGCCTACGTGAAGGAGCGCCGCTCGGACGAGGACGGGGAGGCCATACTCGACGAGGCGCTGGCCGCCCTGCGGGCCCGTCGGGGTCGCCGCTGA
- the tkt gene encoding transketolase yields MNAKAPEAQSVGWSELDKKAVDTVRVLAADAVEKVGNGHPGTAISLAPAAYLLYQNVMKHDPADPSWLGRDRFILSAGHSSLTQYLELYLAGYGLEIEDIEALRTWGSKTPGHPEYKHTTGVEITTGPLGQGLASGVGFAMASRRERGLLDPDAPAGESPFDHFVYVIASDGDLQEGVTSEASSIAGTQQLGNLVVLWDDNHISIEGDTDIAFTEDVLKRYEAYGWHVQFVDWTAGDDGYTENVDALNAAIEAAKQVTDRPSFIGLRTIIAWPSPTKQNSHSSHGSKLGGDEVRALKEVVGFDPEKSFDVDPAVIAHTRGQVAARAKAAKELWQPKYDAWRAANPERAALLDRLVEHKLPEGWTEALPTFPAGKAVATRAASGEVLTALADALPELWGGSADLAGSNNTTMKGEPSFLPTERSTKEFAGNPYGRTLHFGIREHAMGSILSGIALHGLTRPYGGTFLTFSDYMRGSVRLASLMGVPVVYVWTHDSIGLGEDGPTHQPVEHLAALRAIPGLDVVRPADANETAAAWKTIIERPHGPVGLILTRQNVPTFPRGEDGYATADGVERGAYVLLEASTGTPDVILIGTGSEVQLAVAAREALEAQGVATRVVSAPCLEWFAEQDEAYREQVLPSSIRARVAVEAGIALSWHRLVGDAGRIISLEHYGASADYERLYQEFGITAEAVAEAALASIADARGQHTPASEAGTPTQSGTGDQIV; encoded by the coding sequence GTGAACGCCAAGGCCCCCGAGGCGCAGTCAGTTGGCTGGAGCGAGCTCGACAAGAAGGCAGTGGACACGGTCCGTGTCCTAGCCGCTGACGCCGTGGAGAAGGTTGGCAACGGCCATCCCGGCACCGCGATCAGCCTTGCTCCGGCGGCGTACCTGCTCTATCAGAACGTGATGAAGCACGATCCTGCCGACCCCAGCTGGCTCGGCCGCGACCGCTTCATCCTCTCCGCGGGCCACTCGAGCCTGACCCAGTACCTCGAGCTGTACCTCGCCGGCTACGGCCTGGAGATCGAGGACATCGAGGCGCTGCGCACGTGGGGCTCCAAGACCCCCGGCCACCCCGAGTACAAGCACACAACCGGTGTGGAGATCACCACCGGACCGCTCGGCCAGGGCCTCGCGTCCGGTGTCGGCTTCGCGATGGCGTCTCGCCGCGAGCGCGGCCTGCTCGACCCCGACGCGCCGGCCGGCGAGAGCCCGTTCGACCACTTCGTGTACGTGATCGCCTCCGACGGCGACCTGCAGGAGGGCGTCACGAGCGAGGCCTCCTCGATCGCTGGCACGCAGCAGCTCGGCAACCTCGTGGTGCTGTGGGACGACAACCACATCTCGATCGAGGGCGACACCGACATCGCCTTCACCGAGGATGTCCTCAAGCGCTACGAGGCCTACGGCTGGCATGTGCAGTTCGTCGACTGGACCGCCGGCGACGACGGCTACACCGAGAACGTGGACGCGCTCAACGCCGCGATCGAGGCCGCCAAGCAGGTCACGGACCGCCCGTCGTTCATCGGGCTGCGCACGATCATCGCCTGGCCCTCCCCCACCAAGCAGAACAGCCACAGCTCGCACGGCTCCAAGCTCGGCGGCGACGAGGTCCGCGCGCTCAAGGAGGTCGTCGGCTTCGACCCCGAGAAGTCCTTCGACGTCGACCCCGCCGTCATCGCGCACACCCGCGGCCAGGTCGCGGCCCGCGCGAAGGCCGCCAAGGAGCTGTGGCAGCCCAAGTACGACGCCTGGCGTGCCGCGAACCCGGAGCGCGCCGCGCTGCTCGACCGGCTGGTCGAGCACAAGCTGCCCGAGGGCTGGACCGAGGCGCTGCCGACGTTCCCCGCCGGCAAGGCCGTCGCCACCCGCGCCGCCTCCGGCGAGGTGCTCACCGCGCTGGCCGACGCGCTGCCCGAGCTCTGGGGCGGCTCCGCCGACCTCGCCGGCTCGAACAACACCACCATGAAGGGCGAGCCGTCCTTCCTGCCCACCGAGCGCTCCACCAAGGAGTTCGCGGGCAACCCCTACGGGCGCACGCTGCACTTCGGGATCCGCGAGCACGCGATGGGCTCGATCCTCTCCGGGATCGCGCTGCACGGCCTGACGCGCCCCTACGGCGGCACGTTCCTCACGTTCAGCGACTACATGCGCGGCTCGGTGCGCCTCGCGTCGCTCATGGGCGTGCCGGTGGTCTACGTGTGGACCCACGACTCGATCGGGCTCGGCGAGGACGGCCCGACTCACCAGCCGGTGGAGCACCTCGCGGCGCTGCGGGCCATCCCGGGCCTGGACGTCGTCCGCCCGGCCGACGCCAACGAGACGGCAGCGGCCTGGAAGACGATCATCGAGCGCCCCCACGGCCCCGTCGGCCTCATCCTGACCCGCCAGAACGTGCCCACGTTCCCGCGGGGCGAGGACGGCTACGCCACAGCCGACGGCGTCGAGCGCGGCGCGTACGTGCTGCTCGAGGCGTCGACCGGCACGCCGGACGTCATCCTCATCGGCACCGGCTCCGAGGTCCAGCTCGCGGTCGCCGCGCGCGAGGCCCTCGAGGCGCAGGGCGTCGCGACGCGCGTCGTCTCCGCGCCGTGCCTGGAGTGGTTCGCCGAGCAGGACGAGGCGTACCGCGAGCAGGTCCTGCCGTCGTCGATCCGCGCACGCGTGGCCGTCGAGGCCGGGATCGCCCTGTCCTGGCACCGCCTCGTCGGCGACGCTGGACGGATCATCTCGCTCGAGCACTACGGGGCGTCGGCCGACTACGAGCGCCTGTACCAGGAGTTCGGCATCACGGCCGAGGCCGTCGCCGAGGCCGCTCTGGCGTCGATCGCCGACGCCCGTGGCCAGCACACCCCGGCCTCCGAGGCGGGAACGCCGACGCAGAGCGGGACCGGCGACCAGATCGTCTGA
- the tal gene encoding transaldolase has protein sequence MTETTGNPLDRLTGAGVAVWLDDLSRELLRRGDLAQLVADLDVVGVTTNPTIFASALAKGDAYDAQLSELASAGADVDAAVFAITTDDVREAADVLRPVYDATDTVDGRVSIEVDPRLAHDTRGTIDSAKALWAAVDRPNVFIKIPATLEGLPAITAVLGEGISVNVTLIFSLERYAAVMDAFLEGLEKARDNGYDLRTIGSVASFFVSRVDAAIDPRLDALGTPEAAALRGKAAIANARLAFGLYEEVVAGDRWQGVAEHGAHPQRPLWASTGVKDPAYRDTVYVEELVAEGTVNTMPSSTLHAFADHGVVRGDTVAGTQQESARVVADLAALGIDLDEVTRDLEVEGLQKFEKSWDDLLSTVSAGLAQVAR, from the coding sequence ATGACCGAGACCACTGGCAACCCGCTTGACCGGCTCACCGGAGCCGGTGTGGCGGTGTGGCTCGACGACCTGTCCCGAGAGCTGCTGCGCAGGGGCGACCTGGCCCAGCTCGTCGCGGACCTCGACGTCGTCGGGGTCACGACCAACCCGACGATCTTCGCGAGCGCGCTCGCGAAGGGCGACGCCTATGACGCGCAGCTCAGCGAGCTCGCGTCCGCCGGCGCCGACGTCGACGCGGCGGTGTTCGCGATCACGACCGACGACGTCCGGGAGGCGGCCGACGTGCTGCGTCCGGTCTACGACGCGACGGACACGGTCGATGGTCGAGTCTCGATCGAGGTGGATCCCCGCCTCGCGCACGACACCCGGGGGACGATCGACTCCGCGAAGGCCCTATGGGCTGCCGTGGACCGGCCGAACGTGTTCATCAAGATCCCCGCGACCCTCGAGGGGCTGCCGGCGATCACCGCGGTGCTCGGGGAGGGCATCAGCGTCAACGTGACGCTGATCTTCTCCCTCGAGCGGTACGCGGCTGTCATGGACGCGTTCCTCGAGGGCCTCGAGAAGGCCCGTGACAACGGCTACGACCTGCGCACGATCGGGTCGGTCGCGTCGTTCTTCGTCTCGCGCGTGGACGCCGCGATCGACCCGCGCCTCGACGCGCTTGGCACCCCCGAGGCGGCCGCCCTGCGCGGCAAGGCCGCGATCGCGAACGCGCGCCTGGCCTTCGGGCTCTACGAGGAGGTCGTCGCCGGCGACCGGTGGCAGGGTGTCGCCGAGCACGGCGCGCACCCGCAGCGTCCGCTGTGGGCGTCCACTGGCGTGAAGGACCCGGCCTACCGCGACACGGTGTACGTCGAGGAGCTGGTCGCCGAGGGCACCGTCAACACGATGCCCTCGTCCACGCTGCATGCCTTCGCCGACCACGGCGTGGTCCGCGGTGACACCGTCGCGGGGACCCAGCAGGAGTCCGCCCGGGTGGTGGCGGACCTCGCGGCGCTCGGCATCGACCTCGACGAGGTCACCCGCGACCTCGAGGTCGAGGGCCTCCAGAAGTTCGAGAAGAGCTGGGACGACCTGCTGTCGACCGTGTCGGCCGGGCTCGCGCAGGTCGCTCGATGA
- the secG gene encoding preprotein translocase subunit SecG, which yields MDALRITLQVLLVLSSFLLIPLVLLHKGRGGGLSDMFGGGITSSAGSSGVAERNLNRITVTVAVLWAVIIILLGLIQRVA from the coding sequence GTGGACGCCCTGCGCATCACCCTCCAGGTCCTGCTGGTGCTCTCCAGCTTCCTGCTGATCCCCCTGGTCCTGCTCCACAAGGGACGAGGCGGCGGTCTCTCTGACATGTTCGGCGGTGGCATCACCTCGAGCGCGGGCAGCTCCGGCGTGGCCGAGCGCAACTTGAACCGCATCACGGTGACTGTCGCGGTCCTGTGGGCGGTCATCATCATCCTGCTGGGCTTGATCCAGCGCGTGGCCTGA
- the gap gene encoding type I glyceraldehyde-3-phosphate dehydrogenase, which translates to MTIRVGINGFGRIGRNFYRAILASGADIDVVAVNDLTDNKTLAHLLKYDSVLGRLPAEVTYDESSIIVDGKAIRALEERDPALLPWAELGVDIVIESTGFFTDATKAKAHIEAGAKKVIISAPAKNEDGTFVVGVNHTDYDPATQHIISNASCTTNCLAPMAKVLDEAFSIERGLMTTIHAYTGDQNLQDGPHRDLRRARAAAVNIVPTSTGAAKAVSLVLPQLKGKLDGYALRVPVPTGSATDLTFTAGREVTVDEVNAAVKAAAATDALKGILVYTEDEIVSSDIVTDPASCIFDAKLTKVIGDQVKVVGWYDNEWGYSNRLVDLTVYVGERL; encoded by the coding sequence GTGACCATCCGCGTCGGTATCAACGGCTTCGGCCGCATCGGACGTAACTTCTACCGGGCCATCCTGGCGTCCGGGGCGGACATCGACGTCGTCGCTGTCAACGACCTCACGGACAACAAGACCCTGGCGCACCTGCTGAAGTACGACTCCGTCCTGGGCCGCCTCCCTGCTGAGGTCACCTACGACGAGTCGTCGATCATCGTGGACGGCAAGGCCATCCGCGCCCTCGAGGAGCGCGACCCCGCGCTGCTGCCGTGGGCCGAGCTGGGCGTCGACATCGTCATCGAGTCGACCGGCTTCTTCACGGACGCCACGAAGGCGAAGGCCCACATCGAGGCCGGCGCCAAGAAGGTCATCATCTCGGCTCCGGCCAAGAACGAGGACGGCACGTTCGTCGTCGGTGTCAACCACACCGACTACGACCCCGCGACGCAGCACATCATCTCCAACGCGTCGTGCACCACGAACTGCCTCGCGCCGATGGCCAAGGTCCTCGACGAGGCCTTCTCCATCGAGCGTGGCCTCATGACCACGATCCACGCCTACACGGGTGACCAGAACCTGCAGGACGGCCCGCACCGCGACCTGCGTCGTGCGCGTGCCGCTGCGGTCAACATCGTCCCGACCTCGACGGGCGCCGCGAAGGCTGTCTCCCTCGTGCTCCCGCAGCTCAAGGGCAAGCTCGACGGCTACGCGCTGCGCGTGCCGGTCCCGACCGGCTCCGCCACGGACCTGACGTTCACGGCTGGCCGCGAGGTCACCGTCGACGAGGTCAACGCCGCGGTGAAGGCCGCTGCCGCGACGGACGCTCTCAAGGGCATCCTGGTCTACACCGAGGACGAGATCGTCTCCTCGGACATCGTCACCGACCCGGCCTCGTGCATCTTCGACGCGAAGCTCACCAAGGTGATCGGCGACCAGGTCAAGGTCGTCGGCTGGTACGACAACGAGTGGGGCTACTCGAACCGTCTCGTGGACCTCACGGTCTACGTCGGCGAGCGTCTCTGA
- a CDS encoding glucose-6-phosphate dehydrogenase assembly protein OpcA has protein sequence MIIDLPGTSTRAINKRLVKARDEGGAVALGRVLTLIIDLAGHDPEEAIAAANQASREHPCRVIVLADQPGEAPASLDAQIRLGGDAGASEVILLRAAGALRSHADTLVIPLLLPDAPIVVWWPYDVPENPAEHPVGKMAQRRITDTVNAGSPSAALRHLATVYTDGDSDLAWTRTTLWRGLIAATLDQPPFEQVKRAVVVGESTHPSVDLMAAWLAEALRCPVDVERVAGAPAITQVRLERDAGPIILDRPDGKTAALLQPGQPEHRIALPIRQLQECLSEELRRLDPDEVYGEVLREGLTRIAS, from the coding sequence GTGATCATCGACCTTCCGGGCACCAGCACCCGGGCGATCAACAAGCGTCTCGTGAAGGCGCGCGACGAGGGCGGCGCGGTGGCCCTCGGGCGTGTGCTGACCCTCATCATCGACCTCGCGGGCCACGACCCGGAGGAGGCGATCGCGGCCGCGAACCAGGCCAGCCGCGAGCACCCGTGCCGGGTCATCGTGCTCGCCGACCAGCCGGGCGAGGCTCCGGCGTCGCTCGACGCGCAGATCCGGCTCGGCGGCGACGCTGGCGCCAGCGAGGTGATCCTGCTGCGCGCTGCCGGCGCCCTGCGCAGCCACGCCGACACCCTCGTGATCCCGCTGCTGCTGCCGGACGCCCCGATCGTCGTCTGGTGGCCCTACGACGTCCCGGAGAACCCCGCCGAGCACCCCGTCGGCAAGATGGCCCAGCGTCGCATCACCGACACCGTCAACGCGGGCTCCCCGTCCGCCGCCCTCCGGCACCTCGCGACCGTGTACACGGACGGGGACTCGGACCTGGCCTGGACGCGCACCACCCTGTGGCGCGGGCTCATCGCGGCGACACTCGACCAGCCGCCGTTCGAGCAGGTCAAGCGGGCCGTCGTCGTCGGTGAGAGCACGCACCCCTCGGTCGACCTGATGGCCGCCTGGCTCGCCGAGGCGCTGCGGTGCCCCGTGGACGTCGAGCGCGTCGCGGGCGCGCCGGCGATCACGCAGGTGCGCCTCGAGCGCGACGCGGGGCCGATCATCCTCGACCGCCCGGACGGCAAGACGGCGGCCCTGCTGCAGCCGGGCCAGCCCGAGCACCGCATCGCGCTGCCCATCCGCCAGCTCCAGGAGTGCCTCTCGGAGGAGCTGCGCCGGCTGGACCCTGACGAGGTCTACGGCGAGGTGCTCCGCGAGGGGCTCACGAGGATCGCGTCATGA